In Diachasmimorpha longicaudata isolate KC_UGA_2023 chromosome 4, iyDiaLong2, whole genome shotgun sequence, a single genomic region encodes these proteins:
- the LOC135161179 gene encoding stress-induced-phosphoprotein 1, whose product MSQVTILKDKGNAALQENKYDDAIKYYTEAIALDNDNHVLYSNRSAAYAKSGQYDKALEDAERTVSLKSDWAKGYSRKGSALAYLGRLKESRKAYETGLQLDPNNAQLKESLSEVISQESSSSSLPNPFNSPDLLLKLRNDPRTRDYLDDPEYMKLLQELRSNPLSMGTKLQEPKILTTLSVLLGFNMMDVDGDSMGSSMDVDPPKRDPPPEEKPKPKEEVVTLTPEKQEAVAEKQKGNDSYKKKDFEAALTHYSKAVELDPTDITYLLNIAAVYFEQKEYTKCIEQCDKAIEVGRENRADFKLIAKAFTRIGNAHKKMGNLKQAKTFYEKSMSEHRTPDIKTLLSDIEQKIKEEEKKAYIDPAKAEEEKELGNQKFKDGDYASAVKHYSEAIARNPDDAKYYSNRAACYTKLGAFDLGLKDCEKCVELDPKFVKGWVRKGKILQGMQQHTKALKAYQTALGLDPNNAEANEGYRSCSVYYDSNPEEVRKRAMADPEVQSILRDPAMRLILEQMQNDPKALQDHLKNPAIAEKLQKLLESGLVAIH is encoded by the coding sequence GTAACCATACTGAAGGACAAAGGGAATGCCGCACTCCAGGAAAACAAATACGACGACGCGATAAAATATTACACGGAGGCGATAGCCCTCGACAATGACAATCACGTGTTGTACAGCAACCGTTCAGCGGCGTATGCCAAATCGGGTCAGTACGACAAGGCCCTGGAGGACGCAGAGCGTACAGTGTCCCTGAAGAGTGACTGGGCAAAAGGCTATTCGCGAAAAGGGAGTGCCCTGGCATACCTGGGTCGCCTGAAAGAGTCGAGAAAAGCATACGAAACAGGTCTACAACTGGACCCCAATAATGCCCAGTTAAAAGAGAGCCTGAGCGAGGTGATATCGCAGGAATCGTCTTCTTCAAGTCTCCCTAATCCTTTCAACAGTCCAGATCTCCTCCTAAAACTTCGAAATGATCCGCGAACGAGGGACTACCTGGATGATCCAGAATACATGAAACTCCTGCAGGAGTTACGAAGTAATCCACTATCAATGGGAACTAAACTCCAGGAACCAAAAATTCTAACAACCCTGAGTGTTCTCTTGGGTTTTAACATGATGGACGTAGACGGTGATTCAATGGGCTCCTCCATGGACGTAGATCCCCCCAAGCGGGACCCACCACCAGAGGAGAAACCCAAACCCAAAGAGGAAGTTGTCACTCTGACACCTGAGAAACAAGAAGCAGTGGCTGAGAAGCAAAAGGGAAACGACAGCTACAAGAAGAAGGACTTCGAAGCCGCTTTAACTCACTACAGCAAAGCTGTTGAGCTCGATCCAACTGATATAACTTATCTTTTGAACATTGCTGCTGTTTATTTCGAGCAGAAGGAGTACACCAAGTGCATCGAACAGTGTGATAAAGCAATTGAAGTTGGCAGGGAGAACAGGGCTGACTTCAAACTCATTGCCAAGGCCTTTACCAGAATTGGTAATGCCCACAAGAAGATGGGCAACTTGAAACAAGCCAAGACTTTCTATGAGAAGTCAATGTCCGAGCACAGAACACCCGATATCAAGACACTGCTTTCAGACATTGAGCAGAAGATCAAGGAGGAGGAGAAGAAGGCGTATATCGATCCTGCCAAGGCTGAAGAGGAGAAGGAGTTGGGGAATCAGAAGTTCAAGGATGGTGATTATGCATCCGCCGTTAAACACTACTCTGAGGCCATTGCGAGAAATCCAGATGATGCGAAGTACTACAGCAACAGGGCTGCTTGCTACACGAAGCTTGGGGCATTTGATCTGGGATTGAAGGATTGTGAGAAATGTGTGGAGTTGGATCCTAAGTTTGTCAAGGGGTGGGTCAGGAAAGGAAAGATTCTGCAAGGAATGCAACAGCACACGAAGGCACTCAAAGCGTATCAAACTGCTCTGGGACTCGATCCTAATAATGCTGAGGCCAACGAGGGATATCGCAGCTGCTCGGTTTATTATGATTCCAATCCTGAGGAGGTCAGGAAAAGGGCTATGGCCGATCCTGAAGTGCAGAGCATTCTCAGGGATCCCGCCATGAGACTCATCTTGGAACAAATGCAGAATGATCCTAAGGCTTTACAAGATCACCTGAAAAACCCAGCGATCGCTGAGAAACTTCAAAAACTCCTGGAGTCAGGGCTTGTTGCCATCCACTGA